A section of the Armatimonadota bacterium genome encodes:
- a CDS encoding TolC family protein has translation MIPIWTGLAALAAGVAQSPTLTLDEAMKIAEKTAFGVKIAETDLEKSHQRVREAEAQRGFKLTAGATYTRFDRALTSNFGGGDSVVVRAIDSKNANLVLNVPLLFSKTLGLGVEGAKLAVRASQASVDASKNELRLNVRLAYYRAVQAKWQKGVAEQALLNSKQRLANAEIRERAGELAKIDVLRFKTEVAQREGDLIAANNGLDLSKNALNNTLGRPVETPFETEEIPGVKPAVASELDLTALALKKRPDLDALRVTTAIQAVLRKIESHGTDPSLSLTVTHTRNIDAIGFGSTDAQTNGVLALSVPIVDAGLAKARTRQAAQAEEAAKIRVQQAELGVALGVRQAVTSLSNALAQLETATNQEALAAETYRLATVRYEAGEGIQLEIIDAQTQLTAAQTGLVAARYNVLIAYANLQAAIGIDEVPAAPRSGGTH, from the coding sequence ATGATTCCCATTTGGACTGGACTTGCGGCATTGGCAGCGGGGGTGGCGCAGAGCCCTACCCTCACCCTCGACGAAGCGATGAAGATCGCGGAAAAGACGGCGTTTGGGGTGAAGATCGCTGAGACCGACCTGGAGAAGTCCCATCAGCGCGTCCGAGAGGCCGAAGCCCAGCGCGGTTTCAAGCTCACCGCCGGCGCAACCTACACGCGTTTCGATAGGGCACTCACCTCGAATTTTGGGGGCGGCGATTCGGTGGTGGTACGAGCCATCGATTCGAAGAACGCCAACCTGGTTCTCAATGTCCCCCTTCTGTTCAGCAAAACGCTGGGTCTGGGGGTCGAGGGCGCCAAGCTGGCGGTGAGGGCGTCGCAGGCTTCGGTGGATGCTTCGAAGAACGAACTTCGGCTCAACGTGCGCCTTGCCTATTACCGCGCCGTCCAGGCCAAGTGGCAGAAGGGCGTCGCTGAGCAGGCTCTTCTGAACTCCAAGCAAAGGCTCGCCAATGCGGAGATCCGCGAGCGCGCCGGAGAGCTTGCCAAGATCGACGTGCTCCGATTCAAGACGGAAGTGGCCCAGCGCGAGGGCGATCTCATCGCCGCGAACAACGGTCTGGACCTTTCCAAAAACGCCCTGAACAACACCCTTGGCAGACCCGTCGAGACCCCCTTTGAGACCGAGGAGATCCCGGGCGTGAAGCCCGCCGTAGCTTCGGAGCTGGATTTGACGGCGCTTGCCCTCAAGAAGCGCCCCGATCTGGATGCGCTTAGGGTCACGACGGCCATTCAAGCCGTGCTCCGAAAGATCGAGAGCCACGGCACGGACCCTTCGCTCAGCCTTACCGTCACACACACGCGCAACATCGACGCCATCGGCTTTGGAAGCACCGATGCGCAGACCAACGGGGTGCTCGCGCTTTCCGTTCCCATCGTGGACGCTGGCCTGGCCAAAGCCCGAACACGCCAGGCCGCACAAGCGGAAGAAGCCGCTAAGATACGTGTCCAGCAGGCAGAGCTAGGCGTGGCGCTGGGGGTTCGGCAGGCGGTGACGAGCCTTTCGAACGCGCTGGCGCAACTGGAAACGGCAACCAACCAAGAGGCCCTTGCCGCGGAAACTTATCGCCTCGCCACCGTCCGCTATGAAGCTGGCGAAGGCATCCAGCTTGAGATCATCGACGCGCAGACCCAACTGACGGCGGCCCAGACCGGGCTCGTCGCCGCTCGCTACAACGTGCTCATCGCTTACGCCAATCTTCAGGCCGCCATCGGAATCGACGAAGTTCCCGCGGCTCCCCGTTCTGGAGGAACCCATTGA
- a CDS encoding efflux RND transporter permease subunit, whose protein sequence is MGLTKLALSRPVFMLMLMLLAILMGFISYFSMRQEENPDVNLGVVNITTIYPGAGPDEINTLVTRKVEEAVSSVEGLREVTSISQEGVSAVTCQFEIGTNMDRALNDSRAKVDAILNQLPQAVQKPTISKFDFNAAPVLTMVLRSDRYNNRDLRNLVEEKLKDRFARVPGVAQVDVNGGEEREIQVQVKKDRLLALGVGISDVLRAIQSANLNVPSGHMQAGDQEFAVRVLGDYKSVEDIGKTTLSIRSQKMQGGRSTSVRLSDVAEIKDTSAERRVWSRLDGSDTVVMSISKTRDGNAVEITDGAEQAIKGIESEYGIHFVKTNESAERIKESLFDLNMALIIGILLVSAIVYVFLHNFRGMLIVATAIPICLLTSIIALKALGFTINVMSMLALSLAIGVLVDDAIVVLENIYRHLKMGEDPVTAAINGRSEIGLAAIAITMADVVVFVPIATMGGIIGQFFKPLGVAFVCATLLSLLVSFTITPMLAARWYREGEDVEHPQGWFHAGIERIFVRLQDAYRHTLAWALEHRWFVFISGFVVLLAAFMFIGGSFAPDMATAIQTGMGPFVFAVIVGVIVMAANFFRGYRSFKYIPQAAAFGAVFILGSVMGFEYAQWKGEAVFKFAFMPPQDGGSVGVSLVLPPGSTLAETEQSVKKVESIVKTHPDVKYVLSYVGTRGAGNFAGGDAGTNYGQVSISLNDKESKLEKLLFWVHPEGKQRSKDDTAVAAEIQERLGRIAGVQMTVSTGGGQGFGAPIQMSFRSDNRESLLKAVKAVELGLREGKIKGVVSPEISAKPGKPEIRAIPDRARLADVGLTAADVATTMRVLYEGDNTNKLRILGTEYDIRVMMSMEDRNTPNILTQLPMSFVEGQPVYLGQVATLENGVGLDKVRRRDRTEEVTLSANLLPGFAAGTVQREIDQWMAKEKLVPSDVMIKPLGQADIQARESGYLLGALVIAFILVFMLLASLFNNLLYPFIIQLAQPQAMVGALLALVLTDKTLNIVGMVGIICLVGLVGKNAILVVDYTNTLRARGRSRKEALLEAGPIRLRPIMMTTLALLFGMLPVALALGRGSEFRETIGITIIGGMILSSLLTLLVIPCSYTIFDDISEAFNRRKGKKSSGKPDRTMGTRVLESEGEGETVSR, encoded by the coding sequence ATGGGACTCACCAAACTTGCTCTCAGCCGCCCGGTCTTTATGCTTATGCTGATGCTGCTGGCCATCTTGATGGGCTTCATCAGCTACTTCAGCATGAGGCAGGAGGAAAACCCAGACGTGAATCTGGGCGTCGTCAACATCACGACGATCTATCCGGGCGCCGGGCCAGACGAGATCAACACGCTCGTCACGCGCAAGGTCGAGGAGGCGGTCAGCAGCGTCGAGGGCCTTCGCGAGGTCACCAGCATCTCGCAAGAGGGCGTGTCGGCGGTCACCTGCCAGTTTGAAATCGGCACGAACATGGACCGAGCGCTGAACGATTCACGCGCAAAGGTGGACGCGATCCTGAACCAGCTTCCGCAAGCGGTCCAGAAGCCCACGATCAGCAAGTTCGACTTCAACGCAGCGCCCGTGCTCACGATGGTGCTGCGGTCCGACCGCTACAACAACCGCGACCTGCGAAACCTGGTCGAAGAGAAGCTAAAGGACCGGTTCGCACGGGTTCCGGGCGTGGCCCAGGTGGACGTGAACGGCGGCGAGGAGCGCGAGATCCAGGTTCAGGTGAAGAAGGACCGGCTGTTGGCGCTGGGCGTCGGCATTTCCGATGTGCTCCGTGCGATCCAGTCGGCGAACTTGAACGTGCCGAGCGGCCACATGCAAGCCGGCGACCAAGAGTTTGCAGTCCGAGTGCTCGGCGATTACAAGTCGGTCGAGGACATCGGCAAGACCACGCTTTCGATCCGCAGCCAGAAGATGCAGGGGGGACGCTCGACCTCGGTGCGGCTCAGCGACGTGGCGGAGATCAAGGACACGAGCGCGGAGCGGCGGGTCTGGAGCCGCTTGGACGGTTCAGATACCGTCGTCATGTCGATCTCAAAGACGCGCGACGGGAACGCCGTCGAGATCACCGATGGCGCGGAACAGGCCATCAAGGGGATCGAGTCGGAATACGGGATCCACTTCGTCAAGACCAACGAGAGTGCCGAGCGCATCAAGGAGTCGCTATTCGACCTGAACATGGCGCTGATCATCGGCATCCTGCTGGTGTCGGCGATCGTTTATGTTTTCCTTCACAACTTCCGCGGGATGCTGATCGTGGCGACGGCGATTCCCATCTGTCTGCTCACCTCGATCATCGCACTCAAGGCGCTGGGGTTCACCATCAACGTCATGTCGATGCTCGCGCTCTCGCTGGCCATCGGCGTGCTTGTGGACGACGCCATCGTCGTGCTCGAGAACATCTATCGCCACCTCAAGATGGGGGAGGACCCCGTCACGGCGGCGATCAATGGCCGAAGCGAGATCGGTTTGGCAGCCATCGCCATCACCATGGCCGACGTCGTGGTGTTCGTTCCGATCGCCACGATGGGCGGCATCATCGGGCAGTTCTTCAAGCCGCTCGGCGTGGCGTTCGTCTGCGCAACGCTGCTCTCGCTGCTCGTTTCCTTCACGATAACCCCGATGCTTGCCGCTCGGTGGTACCGAGAAGGCGAAGACGTCGAGCATCCTCAGGGCTGGTTCCATGCCGGCATCGAACGGATCTTCGTTCGGTTGCAGGACGCCTATCGCCACACGCTTGCTTGGGCTCTGGAACACCGCTGGTTTGTGTTCATCTCGGGCTTCGTCGTCTTGCTTGCGGCGTTCATGTTCATCGGCGGCAGCTTCGCGCCCGACATGGCGACGGCGATCCAGACCGGTATGGGGCCGTTCGTCTTCGCGGTCATCGTCGGCGTGATCGTGATGGCAGCCAACTTCTTCCGTGGCTACCGCAGCTTCAAATACATCCCCCAGGCGGCAGCGTTTGGCGCGGTATTCATCTTGGGATCGGTGATGGGGTTTGAATACGCGCAGTGGAAAGGCGAGGCCGTGTTCAAGTTCGCCTTCATGCCTCCTCAAGATGGCGGCAGCGTCGGCGTCAGCCTCGTGTTGCCTCCCGGATCGACCTTGGCCGAAACCGAGCAGAGCGTCAAGAAGGTCGAGAGCATCGTCAAGACCCATCCCGATGTGAAGTACGTGCTCTCCTATGTGGGCACGCGCGGCGCTGGCAACTTCGCCGGCGGAGACGCCGGAACGAACTACGGCCAGGTGAGCATTTCGCTCAACGACAAGGAATCCAAGCTGGAGAAGCTCCTGTTCTGGGTTCACCCCGAGGGCAAGCAGCGCAGTAAGGACGACACCGCGGTGGCAGCCGAGATTCAAGAGAGGCTGGGGCGAATTGCAGGTGTCCAGATGACCGTTTCGACCGGAGGCGGGCAGGGGTTCGGCGCGCCAATCCAGATGTCGTTCCGCTCAGACAATCGCGAAAGCCTCCTCAAAGCGGTCAAGGCGGTGGAACTGGGATTGCGTGAGGGCAAGATCAAGGGCGTTGTCAGCCCCGAGATCAGCGCGAAGCCCGGCAAGCCCGAAATCCGAGCGATCCCCGATCGTGCGAGACTTGCCGACGTGGGTCTGACCGCTGCGGACGTGGCTACCACGATGCGCGTGCTCTATGAGGGCGACAACACCAACAAGCTGCGGATTCTTGGAACGGAATACGACATTCGGGTGATGATGAGCATGGAGGACCGGAATACTCCGAACATCCTGACTCAGCTTCCCATGAGCTTCGTCGAAGGCCAGCCTGTGTATCTGGGCCAAGTGGCCACCTTGGAAAATGGTGTGGGTCTGGACAAGGTTCGGCGTCGCGATCGGACGGAGGAAGTCACTTTGAGCGCGAACCTGCTGCCGGGCTTTGCCGCAGGAACGGTTCAGCGCGAAATCGACCAGTGGATGGCCAAGGAAAAGCTGGTGCCGTCCGATGTCATGATCAAGCCGCTTGGCCAAGCCGACATTCAGGCTCGAGAGTCGGGCTACCTCCTCGGAGCGCTCGTGATCGCCTTCATCTTGGTCTTCATGTTGCTGGCTTCCTTGTTCAACAACCTGCTGTATCCGTTCATCATCCAGCTTGCCCAGCCTCAGGCGATGGTGGGTGCCTTGCTCGCGCTCGTCTTGACAGACAAGACCTTGAACATCGTGGGCATGGTGGGCATCATCTGTCTGGTCGGCCTGGTGGGCAAGAACGCAATCTTGGTGGTGGACTATACGAACACCCTTCGGGCCAGAGGCCGTTCGAGGAAGGAAGCGCTTTTGGAGGCGGGGCCGATTCGGTTGCGCCCGATCATGATGACGACGTTAGCCCTGCTCTTCGGCATGCTGCCGGTCGCGCTGGCGCTTGGGCGCGGATCGGAGTTCCGCGAGACAATTGGCATCACGATCATCGGCGGCATGATCTTGTCGTCGCTGTTGACGCTGCTGGTTATCCCGTGCTCCTACACGATCTTCGACGACATCTCTGAGGCGTTCAACCGCCGAAAGGGCAAGAAGTCCTCCGGCAAGCCGGATCGGACGATGGGAACGCGAGTGCTTGAGAGCGAGGGTGAGGGTGAGACGGTGAGTCGGTGA
- a CDS encoding efflux RND transporter periplasmic adaptor subunit, translated as MKTIASLSFAIALALCSTGCVNRDAQRQGKRTEDLIKDPTVSVTVEPVSVQSLSETLEITGELATSSDTTVGSKVAGRLVSVSVQDGSSVSAGQVVAELDASLQRAQVQQAQQQVNGARSALNQALTNARIAPQRSAAAVATAEAQLRSAKSQLAKARSGARTEEISQAQAQVSSAKSSMETAKRDRDRARTLHEQGAVSQQRVDAAENAYQAALSNYEAALENLRMKQNWTRPEDLSAAEEAVRQAEEGLRSAQAQKSLDALLKDQVDQARANLKSAEASLSIAQQNLADTQIRAPFSGKVFGKPAQPGSVLNPGSPVFRLVGKEGLFFEGSVAEKNVGQLNQGDTVAVTLDAVGSASITGHIVSVSATSQEVARVFRVRVSIDGAPDAAKPGMFARGIVSLKTIEGASVVPSSAVISEGADSYVFTAENNVAKKVKVTLGLKTDGMVQVTGVPSGTKVVVEGAVGLTDGKKLKVQEPAKETASGNEASLP; from the coding sequence TTGAAAACGATCGCATCACTTAGCTTTGCCATCGCGCTCGCCCTGTGCTCTACCGGATGCGTGAATCGCGATGCCCAGCGGCAAGGCAAGCGCACGGAAGACCTGATTAAGGACCCGACGGTTTCGGTTACCGTGGAGCCCGTATCCGTTCAGTCCCTTTCGGAAACGCTGGAGATCACCGGCGAACTCGCGACTTCGAGCGACACCACCGTGGGATCGAAGGTGGCGGGCCGGCTGGTCAGCGTTTCGGTTCAGGACGGTAGCTCTGTGTCTGCCGGCCAGGTCGTGGCAGAGCTCGACGCCTCTCTTCAGAGGGCGCAAGTTCAGCAGGCGCAGCAGCAGGTGAACGGCGCTCGCTCAGCGCTGAACCAAGCGCTCACCAACGCCAGGATCGCGCCCCAGCGGTCGGCGGCGGCTGTGGCGACCGCAGAGGCCCAGCTTCGTTCGGCGAAGTCCCAGTTGGCCAAGGCCCGCAGTGGCGCGCGAACGGAAGAGATCAGCCAAGCTCAGGCGCAGGTCTCCTCGGCAAAGTCCTCGATGGAGACGGCAAAACGTGATCGCGATAGGGCCCGCACTCTCCATGAGCAGGGCGCCGTCAGCCAGCAGCGGGTCGATGCCGCTGAAAACGCCTATCAGGCCGCCCTCTCGAATTACGAGGCTGCCCTGGAAAACCTTCGCATGAAGCAGAACTGGACGCGGCCCGAGGACCTTTCCGCAGCCGAAGAAGCCGTTCGCCAGGCCGAAGAAGGGCTGCGCAGCGCCCAGGCCCAGAAGAGCTTGGACGCCCTGCTCAAAGACCAGGTGGACCAGGCTCGCGCCAACTTGAAGTCTGCGGAAGCATCGCTCTCAATCGCTCAGCAGAACCTTGCAGACACCCAGATTCGTGCGCCGTTTTCGGGCAAGGTCTTCGGCAAACCCGCTCAGCCCGGTTCGGTGCTGAACCCTGGTTCGCCGGTGTTTCGGCTCGTCGGCAAAGAGGGGCTCTTCTTTGAGGGGAGCGTTGCCGAGAAGAACGTCGGCCAGCTCAACCAGGGCGACACCGTCGCCGTCACGCTGGACGCCGTGGGCTCGGCGAGCATCACCGGACATATCGTCAGCGTCAGTGCCACCTCACAGGAGGTCGCACGCGTGTTCCGGGTGCGGGTCAGCATCGACGGAGCGCCCGACGCAGCCAAGCCGGGGATGTTCGCGAGGGGCATCGTAAGCCTCAAGACCATCGAGGGCGCTTCGGTGGTGCCCAGTTCGGCGGTCATCTCTGAGGGCGCCGACAGCTATGTCTTTACGGCTGAGAACAACGTCGCCAAGAAGGTCAAGGTGACGCTCGGGCTCAAGACCGACGGCATGGTCCAGGTTACCGGCGTTCCCTCGGGGACCAAGGTCGTCGTGGAAGGCGCCGTGGGCCTGACGGACGGCAAGAAGCTCAAGGTCCAAGAACCCGCCAAGGAGACGGCTTCGGGAAACGAGGCCTCGCTGCCTTGA
- a CDS encoding DUF3187 family protein: protein MRRALTLALCLAGLQFQGFAQRFDPIETRNHRALSLSFLRLQPRIATLGQGQRAWSFGVAIANDLRSEKNADDGTITEDYETVRLSVGYRQGLSPIRELFVELPLVSRGPGFMDPIIDWWHRNVLHWTSALRDATPQNQCSIKLPNGESYGSASGLGDLSIGITQRLGPSSTFTLAAKAPTGDPDRLLGSGAFDLGASVQTAGAWGPRWGVGAQLGLVVQGKAAALPESRGLVHQEALWLAYQANSRDTWIVQWQGEASALKLGVGGSDATHRLVTFGLRRAVSKTETFEAFFTEDKDLFNSRWPEGASIGPDFTIGVRWTVLR, encoded by the coding sequence ATGCGTCGTGCCCTTACCCTCGCTCTTTGCCTTGCGGGCCTTCAGTTTCAAGGGTTTGCGCAGCGTTTCGACCCGATCGAAACGCGAAATCACCGAGCCCTCTCCCTGTCGTTCCTTCGCCTCCAGCCCAGGATCGCAACCCTTGGCCAAGGCCAGCGGGCCTGGAGTTTCGGCGTCGCGATCGCCAATGACCTGCGCTCTGAGAAGAACGCCGACGACGGGACGATCACGGAGGACTACGAGACGGTGCGGCTCAGCGTTGGATACCGGCAGGGCCTAAGTCCTATTCGAGAGCTGTTTGTCGAGTTGCCGCTGGTTTCGCGTGGACCGGGATTCATGGACCCCATCATCGATTGGTGGCACAGAAACGTCCTGCATTGGACCAGCGCTCTCAGGGACGCGACGCCTCAGAACCAGTGCTCCATCAAGCTCCCGAACGGGGAGTCGTATGGGTCGGCCTCGGGGCTCGGCGACCTCTCCATCGGCATAACGCAGAGGCTTGGCCCGTCTTCGACCTTCACCCTCGCCGCGAAAGCGCCGACCGGCGACCCGGACAGGCTCCTTGGCAGCGGCGCGTTCGATCTCGGCGCCAGCGTCCAGACGGCCGGCGCGTGGGGTCCCAGGTGGGGTGTCGGCGCGCAGCTTGGGCTGGTCGTTCAGGGAAAGGCCGCTGCTTTGCCAGAATCGCGCGGCCTCGTCCATCAAGAGGCTCTCTGGCTCGCCTACCAAGCCAATTCGAGGGACACCTGGATCGTGCAGTGGCAGGGTGAAGCCTCCGCGCTCAAGCTGGGGGTCGGCGGTTCGGATGCCACGCACAGGCTTGTGACGTTCGGCCTGCGGAGGGCCGTGTCAAAGACGGAGACGTTCGAGGCGTTTTTCACCGAGGACAAGGACCTCTTCAACAGCCGCTGGCCCGAGGGTGCGAGCATCGGTCCTGATTTCACGATTGGGGTCCGGTGGACGGTTCTGAGATGA
- a CDS encoding carbohydrate ABC transporter permease: MKTNRRTSSPHRLTDSSPSPTHRLTLSSKLGIYLALVLLSLPALLPLVWMVATSFKGNAQIFGDNQLSLKSLFPSPLVTENYPAALQNMPFLMYLRNTLLLCLCTVVGAVSSSAVVAYGFAKIPFAGQKALFAVMIATMALPGQVTMIPVFGMFRSLGWYGSYLPLIVPSFTASAYFVFLLTQFYKTIPNEMSEAARVDGAGEWAIFRRLILPLSKPALATCALFQFIGTWNDFLGPLLYINDPAKYTLGYGLQQFVSHYGGFYAQLMAAATIFTLPIIVLFFFAQKTFIQGISTTGGK; the protein is encoded by the coding sequence ATGAAGACTAACCGCCGCACTTCCTCGCCTCACCGACTCACCGACTCATCCCCATCACCCACTCACCGCCTCACCCTCTCCTCGAAGCTCGGCATCTACCTGGCGCTGGTCCTCCTTTCGCTCCCCGCGCTGCTGCCCCTCGTGTGGATGGTCGCTACTTCTTTCAAGGGCAACGCGCAGATCTTCGGCGACAACCAGCTCAGCCTAAAGAGCCTCTTCCCATCCCCGCTCGTTACCGAGAACTACCCCGCCGCCCTGCAGAACATGCCGTTTCTCATGTACCTGCGCAACACCCTGCTGCTCTGCCTTTGCACCGTTGTGGGGGCGGTTTCGAGCAGCGCGGTGGTGGCCTACGGGTTTGCCAAGATTCCCTTTGCCGGGCAGAAGGCACTTTTCGCCGTGATGATCGCCACGATGGCGCTCCCGGGCCAGGTCACGATGATCCCGGTGTTCGGCATGTTCCGCTCGCTGGGATGGTACGGCAGCTATCTTCCCCTGATCGTGCCATCCTTCACCGCCTCGGCTTACTTCGTGTTTCTCCTGACGCAGTTTTACAAGACCATCCCGAATGAGATGTCGGAGGCGGCAAGGGTAGATGGAGCGGGTGAGTGGGCGATCTTCCGGCGGTTGATCCTGCCGTTATCCAAACCGGCGCTGGCAACCTGCGCGCTGTTCCAGTTCATCGGCACGTGGAACGATTTTCTGGGCCCGCTGCTTTACATCAACGACCCCGCAAAGTACACGCTCGGCTACGGACTTCAGCAGTTCGTCTCGCACTACGGCGGGTTCTATGCCCAGCTCATGGCAGCCGCCACTATCTTCACGCTCCCGATTATCGTGCTCTTCTTCTTTGCGCAGAAGACCTTCATTCAGGGCATCTCAACGACGGGCGGGAAGTGA
- a CDS encoding sugar ABC transporter permease, whose protein sequence is MARQKNPRAKHNLVGYLFISPWLIGFLAFTAWPFLQSIYLSFTRYNIVSEPKWVGLANYRMLLTQDELFWKSALVTVKFAALSVPLGIVFGVGLALLLNANVKGIAVFRTIFYLPSIVPVVATSVLFIWLLNPTIGLINRLLAVFGIHGPSWLNTAPWAFYSLVMLALWGVGGSMIIYLAGLKDIPVHLYEAATLDGASGLRKLRHITLPMLTPVIFFNLVMGIIGAFQTFTQAYVMTPNGGPEDSTYFYSLYLYNRAWRYLDMGYASAMAWMLFIVIVVLTAAVFRTQKRWVHYGG, encoded by the coding sequence ATGGCTCGGCAAAAGAACCCAAGGGCAAAGCACAACCTGGTCGGCTATCTGTTCATCAGTCCCTGGCTGATAGGGTTCCTTGCGTTCACTGCGTGGCCCTTCTTGCAGAGCATCTACCTATCGTTCACGCGCTACAACATCGTATCCGAGCCTAAGTGGGTGGGCCTCGCGAACTACAGGATGCTGCTGACCCAGGACGAGCTCTTCTGGAAATCGGCCTTGGTCACAGTTAAGTTCGCGGCTCTTTCGGTACCCCTCGGGATCGTATTCGGAGTGGGATTGGCCCTGCTCCTAAACGCGAACGTCAAAGGCATCGCCGTCTTCCGTACGATCTTCTATCTGCCTTCCATCGTGCCGGTCGTCGCCACTTCGGTGCTTTTCATCTGGCTGCTTAACCCGACCATCGGCCTGATCAACCGGCTTCTGGCGGTCTTCGGAATCCACGGTCCGAGTTGGCTGAACACCGCGCCGTGGGCCTTCTACAGTCTGGTGATGCTGGCGCTTTGGGGGGTTGGCGGCAGCATGATCATCTATCTGGCGGGGCTGAAGGATATCCCGGTCCACCTCTATGAGGCCGCCACGCTCGACGGGGCGAGCGGCCTGAGAAAGCTCCGCCACATCACCCTTCCCATGCTCACGCCGGTGATCTTCTTCAACCTGGTGATGGGCATCATCGGCGCGTTCCAGACCTTCACCCAGGCCTACGTGATGACGCCGAACGGCGGCCCCGAGGACAGCACCTACTTCTACAGCCTCTATCTTTATAACCGGGCCTGGCGCTACCTGGACATGGGCTATGCAAGCGCCATGGCCTGGATGCTGTTCATCGTTATCGTGGTCCTCACGGCGGCCGTTTTCCGAACCCAAAAGCGGTGGGTGCATTATGGGGGATGA
- a CDS encoding ABC transporter substrate-binding protein, whose product MSESLRRIDIRRYLIWGLLAALAAVVFCVSPSTPRKYPDRKLVTFWHRWQGDWEKQVNKIVDAFNESQSQYEVVPVSIPGTGSDAKLFLGAIGGDPPDIVSMGSGSVANLAANNLLARLDDFMTPEEHKRFFQESYPSIRDIGMYRGHCYGITIGADLAALYVNLKQLREAGFDPDQFPETLEELEDMGLKLNRYDKKGNLTRLGFLISDLSYISHYFGGGFYVHEDGRVELNTPQNVRALRAIVDYRRKVGFDNVVRFQAGLNDIEGAASWAFMHGDLSVTFDGQWRVEELRKFKPDLEYRVIPLPPPKEGGTPLGGMVGGNYMLVPASAKSKEGAWEFLKFWTGLDNPDRAAKFYNMGGWLPYSPAVANSPTFQKWLKENSQFQAFLDILASPNCKAPPEIPNLRFLMDLITRAEDQAVLGAKSPERALKELEDKFLEERSKRRALGYED is encoded by the coding sequence GTGAGTGAGTCGTTGAGGAGGATTGACATTCGTCGCTACCTGATCTGGGGTCTTCTGGCGGCACTTGCCGCTGTGGTCTTCTGCGTCAGCCCGTCCACGCCGCGCAAGTACCCGGATCGCAAGCTCGTCACCTTCTGGCACCGTTGGCAGGGCGACTGGGAAAAGCAGGTCAACAAGATCGTCGACGCCTTCAACGAGAGCCAGTCGCAATATGAGGTGGTGCCGGTCAGCATTCCCGGGACCGGCTCAGACGCCAAGCTCTTCCTCGGCGCTATCGGCGGAGACCCACCCGACATCGTGTCGATGGGCAGCGGCTCGGTTGCCAACCTCGCTGCCAACAACCTCCTGGCGCGACTCGACGACTTCATGACCCCCGAAGAGCACAAGCGCTTTTTCCAAGAGAGCTACCCTTCGATTCGCGATATCGGGATGTACCGCGGCCACTGCTACGGCATCACCATCGGCGCGGACCTCGCAGCCCTTTACGTCAACTTGAAGCAGCTCCGGGAAGCGGGCTTTGACCCGGATCAGTTCCCAGAGACCCTCGAAGAGCTTGAGGACATGGGCCTGAAGCTGAACCGCTACGACAAAAAGGGCAATCTGACACGGCTCGGCTTTCTCATCAGCGACCTAAGCTACATCAGCCATTATTTCGGCGGCGGATTCTACGTCCACGAGGACGGAAGAGTGGAGCTCAATACCCCCCAAAACGTGCGGGCGCTCAGGGCGATCGTGGACTACCGCCGGAAGGTCGGATTCGACAACGTGGTCCGGTTCCAGGCCGGCCTGAACGATATCGAAGGCGCAGCCAGTTGGGCGTTTATGCACGGTGATCTCTCGGTCACGTTCGATGGGCAGTGGCGCGTTGAGGAGCTTCGTAAGTTCAAACCGGACCTCGAATACCGCGTGATTCCCTTGCCTCCGCCCAAGGAGGGCGGCACACCGCTGGGCGGGATGGTCGGCGGCAACTACATGCTCGTGCCGGCTTCGGCCAAGAGCAAGGAGGGCGCTTGGGAGTTCCTCAAGTTCTGGACGGGCCTCGACAACCCCGACCGGGCGGCCAAGTTCTACAACATGGGAGGGTGGCTGCCCTATTCCCCGGCCGTGGCGAACTCGCCGACCTTCCAAAAGTGGCTCAAAGAGAATTCCCAGTTCCAGGCGTTTCTCGATATCCTGGCCAGCCCGAACTGCAAAGCGCCGCCCGAAATCCCCAACCTGCGGTTTCTGATGGACCTCATCACGCGGGCCGAAGATCAGGCTGTTCTCGGGGCAAAGTCGCCCGAGAGAGCTTTGAAGGAGCTAGAAGACAAGTTCCTGGAAGAGCGGTCCAAAAGGAGGGCGCTAGGCTATGAAGACTAA
- a CDS encoding AbrB/MazE/SpoVT family DNA-binding domain-containing protein produces the protein MNEKYEKHGGLCGGFESCFYGTSTLGERGQVVIPSEARHELGLEAGDKLLIMRHPVHKGLMVFKLEAVREFLEDFGRAFTELEKLEANS, from the coding sequence ATGAATGAAAAGTATGAAAAGCACGGCGGGCTGTGTGGCGGGTTTGAATCCTGCTTTTACGGGACGTCCACTCTTGGTGAGCGCGGACAGGTCGTGATCCCTTCCGAGGCGCGTCACGAGCTGGGCCTTGAGGCCGGGGACAAGCTGCTGATCATGCGCCACCCGGTTCACAAGGGCTTGATGGTCTTCAAGCTGGAGGCCGTGCGTGAGTTCCTCGAGGACTTCGGCCGCGCGTTCACCGAACTCGAAAAACTGGAGGCGAATTCATGA